One Methanobacteriaceae archaeon genomic window, CTTCTAAAAAATCAATGACTTCTAATGTTTTAGGATTTTCTTCAGATGCTCCAAAACTGTCTTCAGCAAGAATTGCAAATCCATCTTTTAGAGCTTTGTTAAATGGAGGAAAATCCATTCTGGAATAAACATCTTCAAATAAGATTCTACCATATGATTCACCAACAAGAACTTCTTCACTTTGTTGGGTTAATTTTTCCTGACATAACTTTTGAATAATGTCAATAGCTTCATCGCATTCTTTAATTTTTAAAAATTCAGTTCCCATAATCACCACTTATATAACAAACAATAAATTAATATATAATATATTAATAAATATATAAATAATTTAATCTTATTTATAAGAATATATTTAATAAAATTTGGAGGAGTTTATTTGTCTAAACCTAATCAAAATCAACAACAAGAATACAGGAGAGTTAGAACACCCAAGAAAGGTGAAATTCCAGGAGTAGTCGAACAAATTATGGGACATGGAAAGTTAAAAGTTCGCTGTGCTGATGGAAATATGAGAATGACCAGAATTCCTGGAAAAATGAAAAAACGTATTTGGATTCGTGAAGGAGACGTAATCCTTGTAAAACCTTGGGATTTCCAAGCTGATGAAAAAGCAGATGTAATCTGGAGATACACAAAAACCGAGTCAAACTGGCTTGAAAGAAAAGGCTACTTAAAAATGTAGTCATTACTACTTATTTTTTTGATTTTAATGGATCCTAAAATAGCTAAAGCAGATGCAAAACATGAAAAAATTCATTCCCGAAAAAGAAATAAAGATAGTTCTGATAGAAAAGTGGGAAATGAAATTTTTGACAAGATTACTTTAGAAACATTATATAAATTAGCTAATCAGGGATACATTGACATTTTAAATGGTGCTATAAGTACTGGTAAAGAAGCTAATGTGCTTACAGGCATCACTGATGATGAGAAATTCGTAGCAGTTAAAGTTTACAGAATTGCTACTTCTGATTTTAAAAAAATGGATTACTACCTTAAAGGAGATCCTAGATTCAACCTTAAAACCAAAAATAAAAGGAAAATCATCTATTCATGGGTTACAAAAGAATTTAAAAACTTAACAAGATTAGAAACTGCAGGGGTTAATGTTCCCAAACCAATTACAAGTGCAAATAATGTATTGTTAATTGAATTTATTGGCGATGAAAATGGAAATCCTGCACAGCCTGTTAAAAATCAGCCACCACAAAATCCAGATGAATTTTTCAATAAATTACTTGTAAATCTAAAACTCTTTGTAAATGAAGCAAAACTTGTTCATGGAGATTTATCCAATTACAATATCTTAAATAAAGATGAAGAACCGGTTATTATTGATGTTTCACAATCAGTTGTTTTAGATAACCCTATTTCAAAAGAACTTCTTGAAAGAGATATTAACACCCTTGTTCGTGAATATTCCAAATTAGGTGTTAAAACTAGCTTTGAAGAAGTTTGGGAATATGTAAATCCTTGGTAAAAGATGTTTTACTTAGATGAAAAATACTTCTCAAATGCTCTCTGTTAACATTTTTTATAGAAAAACTATAAAGGTGTTAACTATAAATAATAACGAACTGTTGAAACCCCTTGCCATAAGTTGTAACCACTCGGAAGAAACACAAAGAATATATAGACTAGCATTGAGCCAATATGCTTCTTATTTTAATCAAGACTTACATGAACTATTAGCTGAAGCAGAAGAAGATGAAAACAACAATCTTAAATGGAAACGCCGCCGTGTAAAAGCAAAGCTAACAGAATACAGACACCACCTTCTGCAGAAATATGCTTTAAACACCGTCAAAAAACACATGATTGCAATAAATAAATTTTACAGATTCTATGATATTGAAATACTGAAATTGCCCATGATAAATGAAAAGTCAATGCAAAAAGCACAGCCTATTTATTTTAAGGATTTACCTGATAAGGAAATCATAAGGGAAGCCGTAAGCATTGCATCCCCATTTATGAAAGCAGTCATATTGTTTATCTGCTCCAGCGGTTGCGGAAGAGCTGAAACTTTGAATTTGACAATCCATGACTACATCGATGCACTGTCTGAATATGTGCCTAGAAGAAGCAGGGACATATATGAAATAATTGACATTACCAATGAAGACGACAATATCGTTCCTACTTTTAACATTAGAAGACTTAAAACAAATAAATACTATACAACATATTGCAGTCCTGAAGCGGTAAAAGCTATTAACGGTTATCTTTTAACACGTACAGACCCATTAACCAATGAAAGTATATTGTTTAAGACACATCCGCAATACTTAATCAATAACTTTCAAAAAATCAATGATTATTTGGGTCTTGGAAAAGTAGGAAAATACAATCGTTTCAGAAGCCATATGCTTAGGAAATTCCATGCTTCAGCATTGTACAATGACGGCATGAGTTTGGATAAGGTTAATGACCTACAGGGCAAGGCTAAAAACAAAACAGATCAGACATATTTTCTAATCAATCCTGAAGATTTGAAGTATGATTATATTCAACATCTGCCTGCTGTTACAATAAGTAAAGAGATTGAAAAGATATCAATCAAATCCCCAGAGTTTATGCAAATGGAAAAAGAAAACCAATCCTTAAAAACAGAAATGAATAAAATGAGGAATGAAATTAACGAGATAGATGATTTGAAGAAAACAGTCCGAGGCATAATGGAGATGATTGAAGAAATGTAATGATACCCTGGTTTAATTTTGATAGATTTGACTTTGGTAAAAAAAACATAAAAACTATGTAAACTTTAAAAAACTTTTGTAAAAGTTTTTTTAAAAAATCGTTTATAATTGTTTTTAGGTTAATTGAAGGATTTTACA contains:
- the eif1A gene encoding translation initiation factor eIF-1A, translating into MSKPNQNQQQEYRRVRTPKKGEIPGVVEQIMGHGKLKVRCADGNMRMTRIPGKMKKRIWIREGDVILVKPWDFQADEKADVIWRYTKTESNWLERKGYLKM
- a CDS encoding serine protein kinase RIO, which encodes MDPKIAKADAKHEKIHSRKRNKDSSDRKVGNEIFDKITLETLYKLANQGYIDILNGAISTGKEANVLTGITDDEKFVAVKVYRIATSDFKKMDYYLKGDPRFNLKTKNKRKIIYSWVTKEFKNLTRLETAGVNVPKPITSANNVLLIEFIGDENGNPAQPVKNQPPQNPDEFFNKLLVNLKLFVNEAKLVHGDLSNYNILNKDEEPVIIDVSQSVVLDNPISKELLERDINTLVREYSKLGVKTSFEEVWEYVNPW
- a CDS encoding tyrosine-type recombinase/integrase: MSQYASYFNQDLHELLAEAEEDENNNLKWKRRRVKAKLTEYRHHLLQKYALNTVKKHMIAINKFYRFYDIEILKLPMINEKSMQKAQPIYFKDLPDKEIIREAVSIASPFMKAVILFICSSGCGRAETLNLTIHDYIDALSEYVPRRSRDIYEIIDITNEDDNIVPTFNIRRLKTNKYYTTYCSPEAVKAINGYLLTRTDPLTNESILFKTHPQYLINNFQKINDYLGLGKVGKYNRFRSHMLRKFHASALYNDGMSLDKVNDLQGKAKNKTDQTYFLINPEDLKYDYIQHLPAVTISKEIEKISIKSPEFMQMEKENQSLKTEMNKMRNEINEIDDLKKTVRGIMEMIEEM